A genomic window from Bacteroidota bacterium includes:
- the rplO gene encoding 50S ribosomal protein L15, with amino-acid sequence MELHNLKPARGSVKANVKRKGRGQGSGKGGTSTKGHKGQQSDSGYNMRRGHEGGQMPLQRRLAKFGFTNLFRREFHGVNLHTLQRLVDEKKVSSFDIQTYITNGLVSKSQRVKILGTGELKSKVDVKAHAFSAAAKSAIEAKGGKIEVVKA; translated from the coding sequence ATGGAACTACATAATTTAAAACCGGCAAGAGGCTCTGTAAAAGCAAATGTTAAGCGTAAAGGGCGCGGACAAGGTTCAGGTAAAGGCGGAACTTCTACAAAAGGTCATAAAGGTCAGCAGTCGGATAGCGGCTACAATATGAGACGCGGTCACGAAGGAGGGCAGATGCCTTTGCAAAGGCGTTTGGCTAAGTTTGGTTTCACTAATCTTTTCCGAAGAGAGTTTCACGGAGTTAATCTTCATACACTTCAGCGTTTAGTTGATGAAAAGAAAGTAAGTTCGTTCGACATTCAAACATATATTACTAACGGATTGGTTTCAAAAAGCCAGCGCGTGAAAATTCTAGGCACCGGAGAACTGAAATCAAAAGTAGATGTGAAAGCGCATGCTTTCTCTGCAGCGGCAAAATCAGCAATAGAAGCAAAAGGTGGTAAAATAGAAGTGGTGAAGGCATAA
- the rpsM gene encoding 30S ribosomal protein S13: MARISGIDLPKNKRGEIGLTYIYGIGRSSANRILKEAGVDKNKKVQDWNDSDLNKIRSIITDKFKVEGSLRSETQLNIKRLIDIGTYRGMRHRSGAPVRGQRTRSNARTRKGRRKTIANKKMAPSKG, encoded by the coding sequence ATGGCACGTATATCAGGAATTGACCTTCCAAAAAACAAACGCGGTGAAATTGGCCTTACCTATATTTATGGTATTGGCAGAAGTTCTGCAAACAGAATTTTGAAAGAAGCTGGCGTGGATAAGAACAAAAAAGTTCAGGACTGGAACGATTCAGACCTCAACAAAATCCGCAGCATCATTACAGATAAATTCAAAGTGGAAGGCTCACTTCGTTCAGAAACGCAATTAAACATAAAGCGTTTGATTGATATCGGAACTTACAGAGGAATGCGCCACCGTTCTGGCGCTCCTGTTCGCGGACAGCGCACACGTTCCAATGCACGTACAAGAAAAGGAAGACGTAAAACAATTGCAAACAAGAAAATGGCTCCTTCTAAAGGATAA
- a CDS encoding phosphatase PAP2 family protein — MKTTSIFILSFLFISSFSFSQNADINLLHSINSNNTACWDNTNKIFSQSMTPVSIVTPATLFLVGVFNHDSISKRNSYVMGASLVASGIITVGMKYSFNRKRPFVTYPDLITKKSKAGSPSFPSGHTSSAFATATSLSLMYPKWYVIAPSFLWASAVGYSRMELGVHYPSDVLVGALIGIGSSFLMYKIDKRMVGKK; from the coding sequence ATGAAAACAACCTCCATTTTCATTTTATCTTTTCTCTTTATTTCATCTTTTTCCTTTTCACAAAACGCTGACATCAACCTTCTCCACTCCATCAATTCAAATAACACTGCTTGCTGGGACAATACAAATAAGATTTTTTCACAGAGCATGACACCTGTGAGCATTGTCACACCTGCAACTCTTTTTCTAGTTGGCGTATTCAATCATGACAGCATCTCGAAAAGAAACTCTTATGTAATGGGCGCTTCTCTGGTTGCTTCGGGAATAATCACTGTCGGAATGAAATATTCTTTCAACCGCAAACGCCCGTTTGTAACTTATCCTGATTTAATTACCAAGAAAAGCAAGGCAGGAAGTCCTTCGTTTCCATCTGGGCACACCTCCTCTGCATTCGCCACAGCCACTTCTCTTTCGCTGATGTATCCTAAATGGTATGTGATTGCTCCTTCTTTTTTGTGGGCAAGCGCGGTGGGCTATTCAAGAATGGAACTTGGAGTTCATTACCCGAGCGATGTGCTCGTAGGTGCGCTCATCGGCATTGGTTCCTCCTTCCTGATGTATAAGATTGATAAGCGGATGGTGGGAAAGAAATAA
- the infA gene encoding translation initiation factor IF-1, whose protein sequence is MAKQSLIEQDGTITEALSNAMFRVKLENGHIITAHISGKMRMHYIKLLPGDKVKLEMSPYDLTKGRITFRYK, encoded by the coding sequence ATGGCAAAGCAGTCGTTGATTGAACAGGATGGAACCATTACAGAAGCGCTTTCAAATGCCATGTTTCGTGTTAAACTGGAAAACGGACACATCATCACTGCGCATATTTCCGGCAAGATGCGGATGCACTACATCAAGCTTCTTCCCGGAGATAAAGTAAAACTGGAAATGTCGCCCTATGATTTAACAAAAGGAAGAATAACTTTTAGATATAAATAA
- the map gene encoding type I methionyl aminopeptidase, protein MGKIYLKTDEEIELIRESCLLVSRTIAEVEKNIKEGISTIELDKIAETFIRDNGAAPAFKGYRKERLVFDYTLCVSVNEQVVHGMPGSYVLKNGDIVSVDCGVLKNGFYGDSAYTFYVGEISEEAKQLMIVTKESLYKGIENAVAGKRIGDISSAVEEHVSKYGYGIVRELVGHGIGRSLHEAPEVPNYGKRGSGVKMEEGLVLAIEPMINLGKRDVKTERDGWTVSTIDRKPSVHFEHTIAVRKNNAELLTTFEYIKQEVKLKTEAV, encoded by the coding sequence ATGGGAAAGATATATTTAAAGACTGATGAGGAAATAGAATTGATTCGCGAAAGTTGTTTGTTGGTTTCGAGAACGATTGCAGAAGTTGAGAAGAATATAAAAGAAGGAATAAGCACGATTGAGTTAGATAAGATTGCGGAAACGTTCATAAGAGATAATGGCGCAGCGCCAGCGTTCAAAGGTTACAGAAAGGAACGATTGGTTTTTGATTATACGCTTTGCGTTTCGGTAAACGAACAAGTGGTTCATGGAATGCCGGGCAGTTACGTTCTTAAAAATGGTGATATAGTATCGGTAGATTGCGGAGTTCTTAAAAATGGATTCTACGGAGATTCGGCTTACACTTTTTATGTAGGAGAAATCAGCGAAGAAGCAAAGCAACTGATGATAGTAACGAAAGAATCTCTGTACAAAGGAATCGAAAACGCTGTGGCAGGAAAAAGAATCGGAGACATCAGCAGCGCAGTGGAAGAACACGTAAGCAAGTATGGATATGGAATTGTTCGGGAATTAGTAGGGCACGGAATCGGAAGAAGTTTGCATGAAGCGCCAGAAGTTCCGAACTACGGAAAACGCGGAAGCGGAGTGAAAATGGAAGAAGGATTAGTGTTAGCAATTGAGCCGATGATAAATTTAGGAAAGCGAGATGTGAAAACTGAGAGGGATGGATGGACAGTATCAACCATTGACAGAAAACCATCCGTACACTTTGAACATACGATTGCAGTAAGAAAAAACAATGCAGAATTATTGACAACTTTTGAATATATAAAACAAGAAGTAAAACTAAAAACAGAAGCAGTATAA
- a CDS encoding 50S ribosomal protein L18, which translates to MRSREIRRAKIKKRIRSRLSGTSSRPRLTVFRSNNETYAQLVDDSTGKTITTVSSIGKNDARVKGSKSDKAKSVGAAIAKWAVGKGIQEVVFDRNGYLYHGRVKAVAEGAREAGLKF; encoded by the coding sequence ATGAGATCAAGAGAGATCAGAAGAGCAAAAATCAAAAAAAGAATCCGCAGCAGGCTGAGCGGCACTAGCTCTCGCCCTCGCCTCACTGTATTCCGCAGCAACAACGAAACATATGCTCAGCTCGTGGATGATTCTACCGGAAAAACAATCACTACTGTTTCCTCTATAGGAAAAAATGATGCGCGTGTGAAAGGTTCGAAATCCGATAAAGCAAAATCTGTTGGCGCAGCGATTGCAAAATGGGCTGTAGGAAAAGGAATTCAGGAAGTGGTGTTTGACAGAAACGGCTATCTCTATCATGGACGAGTTAAAGCGGTGGCTGAAGGCGCACGCGAAGCAGGATTGAAATTCTAA
- the rpsE gene encoding 30S ribosomal protein S5 translates to MSKENVKRVKSSEIELKDRLVAINRVVKTTKGGRTFSFSAIVVVGNGKGVVGYGLGKSREVTDSISKGVDDAKKNLLKVPIIKGTVPHLQYGKYGGSRVFLKPASHGTGVIAGGAMRAVLESAGITDVLAKSQGSSNPHNVVKATMDALLKMRDPITVAQNRGVSLKKVFEG, encoded by the coding sequence ATGTCAAAAGAAAACGTAAAACGGGTTAAGTCAAGCGAGATAGAATTAAAAGATCGTCTCGTTGCCATCAACCGCGTTGTAAAAACCACAAAGGGAGGACGCACATTTTCTTTCTCAGCAATTGTTGTTGTTGGAAACGGTAAAGGTGTTGTAGGTTATGGTCTTGGCAAATCCCGCGAGGTGACTGATTCAATTTCAAAAGGGGTTGATGACGCAAAGAAAAATTTATTGAAAGTTCCGATCATCAAAGGAACTGTTCCACATCTTCAATATGGAAAGTATGGCGGATCAAGAGTATTTCTCAAACCCGCTTCTCACGGAACAGGAGTTATTGCAGGTGGTGCCATGCGCGCTGTGCTTGAGAGCGCGGGCATTACAGACGTGCTTGCAAAATCACAGGGCTCATCAAATCCTCACAATGTGGTGAAAGCAACTATGGATGCTCTTTTAAAAATGAGAGACCCTATCACTGTTGCACAAAACCGCGGTGTGTCACTTAAAAAAGTTTTTGAAGGCTAA
- the carA gene encoding glutamine-hydrolyzing carbamoyl-phosphate synthase small subunit encodes MKYKTKKPAILLLQDGKVFHGNAAGKTGTATGELCFNTGMTGYQEIFTDPSYFGQLLVTTHVHIGNYGISASEVESENVKISGLICKNFNVMYSRKDAIESIQDYFEEQHVVAISDVDTRAIVRYIRSKGAMNAVISSEITDIKELKKILDKVPSMEGLELSSKVSTKKPYAIGNQNAKYKVAALDLGVKKNILRCLNERDCYVQVFPMGTKAMEILKSKPDGLFISNGPGDPAAMPNVVDTVSELIESNIPMFGICLGHQIIAQTNGIKTYKMFNGHRGINHPVKNLITGKDEITSQNHGFAVDDKEAKKNKEIEITHFNLNDNTIEGLRMKHKPVFCVQYHPEASAGPHDSRYLFDDFISMMAEKKSAEKKFKNKIEV; translated from the coding sequence ATGAAATACAAAACAAAAAAACCCGCCATTCTTCTGCTTCAAGACGGAAAAGTGTTTCACGGAAATGCTGCAGGGAAGACCGGAACTGCTACCGGTGAACTCTGCTTCAACACGGGCATGACCGGCTATCAGGAAATTTTTACTGATCCCTCCTACTTCGGACAATTATTGGTTACTACACATGTGCACATAGGTAATTACGGAATCAGCGCAAGCGAAGTGGAATCTGAAAACGTAAAGATCAGCGGACTCATATGTAAAAATTTTAATGTAATGTATTCGCGCAAAGACGCCATTGAATCCATACAGGATTATTTTGAAGAACAACATGTAGTTGCTATTTCGGATGTTGACACCCGCGCGATTGTGAGATACATACGAAGCAAGGGAGCGATGAACGCGGTTATATCATCAGAGATAACCGACATTAAGGAACTGAAAAAAATATTGGATAAAGTGCCTTCAATGGAAGGATTAGAACTTTCATCAAAAGTTTCTACCAAGAAGCCATACGCAATCGGAAATCAAAACGCCAAATACAAAGTGGCAGCGCTCGACCTTGGCGTGAAGAAAAATATTCTCCGTTGCTTGAACGAACGTGATTGCTATGTGCAGGTTTTCCCTATGGGAACAAAAGCAATGGAGATATTAAAATCAAAACCCGATGGATTGTTCATCTCTAACGGACCGGGCGATCCTGCCGCCATGCCGAATGTGGTTGACACCGTAAGCGAATTAATTGAAAGCAATATCCCTATGTTCGGAATTTGTTTGGGGCACCAGATCATCGCACAGACAAACGGAATAAAAACTTACAAGATGTTTAACGGACACAGGGGAATTAATCATCCGGTAAAAAATCTTATCACAGGCAAAGATGAAATCACTTCCCAAAACCACGGTTTTGCAGTGGATGACAAGGAAGCAAAGAAAAACAAGGAGATTGAAATCACCCACTTCAATTTAAACGATAACACCATTGAAGGGCTGCGCATGAAACACAAGCCCGTGTTTTGCGTGCAATACCACCCCGAAGCTTCTGCAGGTCCGCATGACTCCCGCTATTTGTTTGATGATTTTATTAGCATGATGGCTGAGAAAAAATCTGCAGAGAAGAAGTTTAAGAATAAGATAGAGGTATAA
- the rpsD gene encoding 30S ribosomal protein S4 has translation MARYTGPKQRINRKFLEPILGGNGKTLEKKAYPPGMHGMTKKRTKKSEYSVQLAEKQKAKYTYGVMERQFENTFIRAARAKGVTGEVLLQLLESRLDNIVYRMGIAPTRRAGRQFVSHKHITVNGNVVNIPSYTVKPGDMIGVRERSKDMDPIRNSLSSGNTKFQWLEFDRNTMQGKFMALPERSQIPENIKEQLIVELYSK, from the coding sequence ATGGCACGTTACACAGGACCAAAACAAAGAATCAACAGAAAATTCTTAGAACCGATTCTTGGCGGAAATGGAAAAACACTTGAGAAAAAAGCGTATCCTCCGGGCATGCACGGCATGACAAAAAAAAGAACCAAGAAGTCGGAGTATTCTGTTCAGCTGGCTGAAAAGCAAAAAGCAAAATACACCTATGGTGTGATGGAGCGTCAGTTTGAAAACACATTCATCCGCGCAGCACGCGCAAAGGGTGTAACAGGAGAAGTGCTTTTGCAGCTTCTTGAATCCCGGCTCGACAATATTGTTTACAGAATGGGCATTGCTCCTACCCGCAGGGCTGGGCGACAGTTTGTTTCTCATAAGCATATCACTGTCAACGGGAATGTTGTTAACATTCCTTCCTATACGGTGAAACCAGGCGATATGATTGGAGTGCGCGAGCGCTCTAAAGATATGGACCCGATAAGAAATTCTTTGTCAAGTGGAAATACAAAATTCCAGTGGCTGGAATTTGACCGAAATACAATGCAGGGGAAATTTATGGCACTGCCCGAACGGTCGCAGATTCCTGAAAATATCAAAGAACAATTAATTGTGGAATTGTATTCCAAGTAA
- a CDS encoding DNA-directed RNA polymerase subunit alpha, with amino-acid sequence MAILTFQKPDKVIMIHSTDTEGQFEFRPLEPGYGVTVGNTLRRILLSSLEGHAITGIRIEGVDHEFSTIKGIVEDVTEIVLNLKQVRFKKQIEGVDTEKVTISLNGKDEFTAGDIAKGTSAFQVLNPDLVICTMESNVKAKIEITIDKGRGYVPAEENKPLNAPVGYIPIDAIFTPIRHVKYTIENFRVEQKTDYEKLILDIKSDGSIHPKEALKEAAKILIHHFMLFSDEKITLDTEDKAKEQDFDEHALHIRQLLKTKLVDMDLSVRALNCLKAADVETLADLVSYNKMDLLKFRNFGKKSLAELEELVANKGLNFGMDVAKYGFMKERGALN; translated from the coding sequence ATGGCAATCTTAACATTTCAGAAACCCGATAAAGTGATCATGATTCACTCAACAGACACAGAAGGTCAGTTTGAATTTCGTCCGCTTGAGCCGGGCTACGGAGTCACGGTGGGCAACACGCTCCGCAGAATTCTTCTCTCTTCTTTGGAAGGACATGCCATTACAGGCATCCGCATCGAAGGAGTTGATCACGAATTTTCCACCATCAAAGGAATTGTGGAAGATGTAACTGAAATCGTTCTTAACCTGAAACAGGTTCGTTTCAAAAAACAAATTGAAGGAGTTGACACAGAAAAAGTAACCATCTCCCTCAATGGAAAAGATGAATTCACCGCTGGCGATATCGCAAAAGGAACTTCAGCTTTTCAGGTTCTGAATCCAGATCTCGTTATCTGCACGATGGAAAGCAATGTGAAAGCGAAAATTGAAATCACCATTGACAAAGGGCGCGGATATGTTCCTGCAGAAGAAAACAAGCCGCTGAACGCACCTGTCGGATACATTCCGATTGATGCCATCTTCACTCCTATCCGCCATGTAAAATATACGATTGAGAATTTTCGCGTTGAACAGAAAACCGATTATGAAAAACTTATTCTGGATATAAAGAGTGATGGAAGCATTCATCCGAAAGAAGCCTTGAAAGAAGCGGCTAAGATTCTAATCCACCACTTCATGCTCTTCTCAGATGAGAAAATAACTCTTGATACGGAAGATAAAGCCAAAGAGCAGGACTTTGACGAACACGCACTTCACATCCGTCAGCTTTTGAAAACAAAACTGGTTGATATGGATTTGTCTGTTCGCGCGCTCAACTGCCTGAAAGCAGCAGACGTTGAAACGCTTGCTGATCTTGTTTCTTATAACAAAATGGATCTTTTGAAATTTCGCAACTTCGGAAAAAAATCTCTTGCCGAACTGGAAGAATTGGTAGCTAACAAAGGACTTAACTTCGGAATGGACGTTGCCAAATACGGATTCATGAAAGAAAGGGGAGCATTAAACTAA
- the rplQ gene encoding 50S ribosomal protein L17: MRHGKKINHLSRKSQHRHALLSNMATALITHKRINTTLAKAKALKKYFEPIITRAKSDTTHARRMVFRKLQNKEAVIALFRDVAPKVGERHGGYTRILKTEFRTGDNASMCLIELVDFNENMLKAASVKAVPAKKTRRSRAGKKKEEVPAAENTASESTDTTNTEEQKSE, encoded by the coding sequence ATGAGACACGGAAAAAAAATAAATCACCTTTCGCGAAAATCGCAGCACAGGCATGCTCTGCTGTCGAATATGGCGACTGCGCTGATTACGCACAAGCGCATCAATACTACGCTGGCGAAAGCAAAAGCGCTCAAGAAATATTTTGAGCCCATCATCACGCGTGCAAAAAGCGATACTACCCATGCACGCAGAATGGTATTTCGTAAATTGCAAAACAAAGAAGCGGTGATTGCACTCTTCCGCGATGTCGCTCCAAAGGTGGGAGAACGCCATGGAGGATACACACGCATTCTAAAAACAGAATTCCGTACAGGAGATAATGCCAGCATGTGCCTGATTGAACTCGTTGACTTTAACGAAAACATGCTCAAGGCAGCAAGTGTAAAAGCAGTTCCTGCAAAGAAAACACGCAGAAGCCGTGCCGGAAAGAAAAAGGAAGAAGTGCCTGCGGCAGAGAACACTGCTTCAGAATCAACCGACACAACTAACACAGAAGAACAGAAAAGTGAATAA
- the secY gene encoding preprotein translocase subunit SecY: MRNLIQTIKNIFAIEDLRSRIFYTLGFILIYRLGSYVMLPGVNAAALHSKGSAEGLAGLINMFAGGAFARASVFALGIMPYISASIVVQLLGMAFPYFQRMQKEGESGRRKMNQYTRFLTVIITALQAPGYLSSQLTSYAGVVANPNQLWWITSVIILIAGTIFVMWLGERITDRGLGNGISLIIMVGILADLPFAFVSEFASRMEAKGGGLIMMLLEIVFLLFIIIGCILLVQGTRKIPVQFAKKIVGNRQYGGVRQYIPLKVNAAGVMPIIFAQAIMFIPITIAGFAASDKLSGVIGTLSNHNGFTYNLIFALLIIVFTYFYTAIMVNPTQMADDMKRNGGFIPGVKPGKQTASFIDDVMSKITLPGSIFLALVAIMPAVSRQTFGVSDMFARFFGGTSLLIMVGVMLDTLQQIESHLLMRHYDGLMKSGRIKGRTSMSMATA, from the coding sequence ATGAGGAATCTGATACAGACCATAAAAAATATTTTCGCAATTGAAGATTTGCGCTCACGGATCTTCTATACGCTCGGATTCATTCTGATATACAGATTGGGTTCTTACGTGATGCTTCCTGGCGTGAATGCGGCAGCACTTCATTCAAAAGGCAGCGCAGAAGGGCTGGCTGGACTAATAAACATGTTTGCGGGCGGTGCTTTTGCACGCGCTTCTGTTTTCGCACTCGGTATAATGCCTTATATTTCTGCATCCATCGTTGTGCAATTATTGGGCATGGCATTTCCGTACTTCCAGCGCATGCAGAAAGAAGGTGAAAGCGGAAGAAGAAAAATGAACCAATATACCCGCTTCCTCACAGTAATCATTACTGCACTTCAGGCACCGGGATATCTTTCTTCACAATTAACAAGTTACGCGGGTGTAGTTGCAAATCCAAATCAATTATGGTGGATAACTTCTGTGATCATTCTTATTGCCGGAACTATTTTCGTAATGTGGCTCGGAGAAAGAATTACAGACCGCGGACTTGGAAACGGAATTTCCCTGATTATCATGGTTGGAATTCTTGCCGACCTCCCTTTTGCATTTGTTTCTGAATTTGCTTCGCGTATGGAAGCAAAAGGTGGCGGACTCATTATGATGCTTCTTGAAATCGTATTCTTACTCTTCATTATTATAGGATGTATTCTCCTCGTTCAGGGAACCAGAAAGATTCCGGTACAGTTCGCAAAAAAAATTGTTGGCAACCGGCAATATGGCGGAGTTCGCCAATATATCCCGTTAAAAGTAAATGCTGCAGGTGTTATGCCAATCATCTTTGCACAGGCAATCATGTTCATTCCAATTACTATTGCAGGATTCGCAGCATCTGACAAACTCAGCGGAGTGATTGGTACACTTTCCAATCATAATGGCTTTACTTACAATTTAATTTTTGCATTACTCATAATAGTATTTACTTATTTCTATACTGCAATCATGGTAAATCCAACTCAAATGGCGGATGACATGAAACGCAACGGTGGATTTATTCCCGGAGTGAAACCGGGAAAACAAACTGCGAGTTTTATTGATGATGTAATGTCAAAAATCACTTTGCCCGGCTCTATCTTTCTTGCTTTAGTGGCCATTATGCCTGCAGTATCAAGACAAACTTTTGGCGTATCTGATATGTTTGCACGCTTTTTCGGAGGAACATCGCTTTTGATTATGGTGGGTGTTATGCTGGATACGCTTCAGCAGATTGAAAGTCATTTATTGATGCGCCACTATGATGGATTGATGAAGTCGGGAAGAATAAAAGGAAGAACTTCAATGAGTATGGCGACTGCGTAA
- the rpsK gene encoding 30S ribosomal protein S11, which yields MAEEKKPQQDKAQGSAEATGKPVKAKKRTVKVDAIGEAHINATFNNIIITLTNLRGQTVAWSSAGKMGFRGSKKNTPYAGQVASSDAARVAYEAGLRKVKVYVNGPGGGRESAIRALHTNKIEVTEIIDITPIPHNGCRPPKKRRV from the coding sequence ATGGCTGAAGAAAAAAAACCACAACAGGACAAAGCACAAGGTAGCGCAGAAGCTACCGGCAAACCGGTTAAAGCGAAAAAGAGAACCGTAAAAGTTGACGCTATCGGTGAAGCGCATATCAATGCAACTTTCAATAACATAATTATTACACTGACAAACCTCAGAGGACAAACAGTTGCATGGTCGTCTGCAGGCAAGATGGGATTCCGCGGTTCAAAGAAAAATACTCCGTATGCAGGACAGGTAGCATCCTCTGACGCTGCACGCGTTGCTTACGAAGCAGGGCTCAGAAAGGTAAAAGTGTATGTGAACGGACCGGGTGGTGGAAGAGAAAGCGCTATACGCGCATTGCACACAAATAAAATTGAGGTTACAGAAATCATTGACATTACTCCTATTCCACACAATGGCTGTCGTCCTCCTAAAAAACGCAGAGTATAA
- the rpmJ gene encoding 50S ribosomal protein L36 translates to MRIRTSIKKRGVDDKIVRRKGKLYVINKKNPKHKQRQG, encoded by the coding sequence ATGAGAATCAGAACATCCATCAAAAAAAGAGGCGTTGACGACAAGATTGTCCGCAGAAAAGGCAAACTGTATGTCATCAATAAAAAAAATCCGAAACACAAACAACGACAAGGATAA